The proteins below come from a single Mercenaria mercenaria strain notata chromosome 3, MADL_Memer_1, whole genome shotgun sequence genomic window:
- the LOC128555927 gene encoding prostatic spermine-binding protein-like, with protein sequence MASKMAATKEDASDDIRNESNGTDNDSGDTDNESDERSNSSDGIGNESDDADNESDDTDNYIDDEDNESDDTVTDNVSDDTENNSINTDNGDDADNDNDDTDNESDYINGGYDDINSGSDVKTMTVMINAIATMLFVP encoded by the exons GAAGATGCCAGCGATGATATACGCAATGAAAGCAATGGTACAGACAATGACAGCGGTGATACAGACAATGAAAGCGATGAAAGAAGCAATTCCAGTGATGGTATAGGAAATGAAAGCGATGATGCAG ACAATGAAAGCGATGATACAGATAATTACATCGATGATGAAGACAATGAAAGCGATGATACAGTAACAGACAATGTCAgcgatgatacagaaaataacaGCATTAATACAGACAATGGCGATGATGCAGACAACGATAACGATGATACAGACAATGAAAGCGATTATATAAACGGTGGTTACGATGATATAAACAGTGGCAGTGATGTTAAGACAATGACAGTGATGATAAATGCAATTGCGACGATGTTGTTTGTACCTTAA